Proteins encoded in a region of the Tripterygium wilfordii isolate XIE 37 chromosome 21, ASM1340144v1, whole genome shotgun sequence genome:
- the LOC119989399 gene encoding starch synthase 3, chloroplastic/amyloplastic isoform X2, with protein sequence MEVGLQARGPFSGGAAVLHERTHYKIKPRVGSLSLGRVTHSLPFNSRCSKGPGCVVSLRITASADFSKKRQRRVPIPKTKGTGTPPKGFVPKTQVGTSMQKRDQKDNGDNDEVVSTTTSTKHVGPDKEAGTSETPEIESLQEKKHGDERVNVFKLSEQIPPVSGKLPVAKSSQMVENGNVNGVTEPVVVLQKKGTIHGRDGGNAANGTSLEEKSLAAVVEGKTTEANETEEDSRSLKLKLEMEENLRKQEIERLAEENFSRGNKWFVYPQTVRPDQHIEVFLNRSLSTLSNEQDVLVMGAFNDWRWKSFSARLNKTHLKGDWWSCQLHVPEEAYKIDFVFFNGHNVYDNNEKKDFCVPVEGGMDVFAFEDFLLEEKRKELEKLAKEQADRERQAEEQRRREAEKAAFEADRAQAKVEMERRREILQQLIHNAERSVTNVWYIEPSEFQGEDLVSLYYNKRSGPLADAKETWLHGGYNNWKDGLSIIEKLVSSEEKDADWWYVKVAVPDRAIVLDWVFADGPPQHAVVYDNNHRRDFHAIVPKSIPDELYWVEEEHQIFRKLQEERRLREEAARAKAERTARMKAETKERSLKRFLLSQKDIVYSDPLDVQAGSTATIFYNPANTILNGKPEVWFRCSFNRWTHRKGPLPPQKMVPADNGSHVKTSVKVPLDAYMMDFVFSEREDGGLFDNKNGMDYHIPVFGGVTKEPPMHIVHIAVEMAPIAKVGGLGDVVTSLSRAVQDLNHTVHIILPKYDCLKFNNVKDFHYDRSYSWGGTEIKVWLGKVEGLSVYFLEPLNGFFGTGCIYGCRNDGERFGFFSHAALEFLLQSGFHPDIIHCHDWSSAPVAWLFKDQYMHYGLTKARVVFTIHNLEFGANNIGKAMAYADKITTVSHTYSKEVAVNPIVAPYLHKFHGILNGIDPDIWDPYNDKFIPISYTSENVDEGKKAAKEALQQRLGLRKIDLPLVGIITRLTHQKGIHLIKHAIWRTLDRGGQVVLLGSAPDPRIQNDFVNLANHLHSSHADRARLCLTYDEPLSHLIYAGADFILVPSIFEPCGLTQLTAMRYGSIPVVRKTGGLYDTVFDVDHDKERAEAQGLEPNGFNFDGADAGQSLLGTKVGIGSTHYARG encoded by the exons TTCAATTCACGGTGTAGCAAGGGCCCAGGATGTGTTGTTTCGCTAAGAATCACAGCTAGTGCAG ATTTTTCAAAGAAAAGGCAAAGAAGAGTGCCGATTCCAAAGACTAAAGGTACTGGGACTCCTCCAAAGGGGTTCGTGCCTAAAACACAGGTGGGAACAAGCATGCAGAAGAGGGATCAAAAAGATAATGGTGATAACGACGAGGTTGTAAGTACTACTACATCAACCAAGCATGTTGGACCTGACAAGGAAGCTGGCACTTCGGAAACTCCAGAGATTGAATCTTTGCAGGAGAAGAAGCATGGAGATGAAAGAGTCAATGTTTTTAAACTAAGTGAGCAAATACCACCAGTGAGCGGAAAGTTACCTGTTGCTAAAAGCAGTCAAATGGTGGAAAATGGAAATGTAAACGGAGTTACTGAGCCTGTGGTTGTTTTACAGAAAAAAGGAACCATCCATGGAAGGGATGGTGGGAATGCTGCAAATGGAACTTCTTTGGAAGAAAAGTCTCTTGCTGCTGTTGTAGAAGGGAAAACAACTGAGGCTAATGAAACCGAAGAGGATTCTCGTTCTCTAAAATTAAAACTGGAGATGGAAGAAAACTTGCGGAAACAGGAAATCGAGAGGCTTGCTGAGGAGAACTTCTCGAGGGGGAATAAATGGTTTGTTTATCCTCAAACGGTGAGACCCGATCAACATATAGAAGTGTTCCTTAATAGGAGTCTCTCCACTCTGAGCAATGAGCAAGATGTTTTAGTAATGGGAGCTTTCAATGATTGGCGATGGAAATCTTTTTCCGCTAGATTGAACAAGACCCATTTGAAAGGGGACTGGTGGTCCTGTCAGCTTCATGTTCCTGAGGAAGCATATAAAATTGACTTTGTGTTCTTCAATGGGCATAATGTATATgacaataatgaaaaaaaagatttcTGCGTACCTGTGGAAGGTGGAATGGATGTGTTTGCCTTTGAGGATTTCTTGCTTGAGGAAAAACGCAAGGAACTAGAGAAACTTGCTAAGGAGCAAGCTGACAGGGAAAGACAAGCAGAAGAGCAGAGGCGAAGGGAAGCAGAGAAGGCTGCTTTTGAAGCGGATAGAGCACAGGCAAAGGTAGAGATGGAAAGGAGACGAGAAATACTGCAACAGTTGATTCACAATGCTGAAAGGTCTGTCACTAATGTTTGGTACATTGAACCTAGTGAGTTTCAAGGTGAGGACTTGGTCAGTTTATACTATAACAAACGCTCTGGTCCTCTTGCTGATGCGAAGGAAACTTGGCTTCATGGTGGGTATAATAATTGGAAAGATGGATTGTCCATCATTGAAAAGCTGGTAAGCTCTGAGGAGAAGGATGCTGACTGGTGGTATGTTAAAG TTGCTGTACCTGATCGAGCCATTGTCTTGGATTGGGTCTTTGCTGATGGACCACCACAGCATGCAGTTGTTTATGATAATAACCATCGTCGAGACTTTCATGCCATTGTCCCAAAAAGCATTCCTGATGAACTGTACTGGGTTGAAGAAGAGCATCAGATATTTAGGAAACTCCAGGAAGAGAGACGGTTAAGAGAGGAGGCTGCACGTGCCAAG GCTGAAAGAACAGCACGTATGAAAGCTGAGACTAAGGAAAGATCTTTGAAAAGGTTTTTGCTGTCCCAAAAAGACATAGTTTATAGTGATCCTCTTGATGTTCAAGCTGGAAGCACTGCAACAATCTTTTATAATCCGGCCAACACTATTCTGAATGGTAAACCTGAAGTTTGGTTCCGATGTTCGTTTAATCGTTGGACCCACCGTAAGGGACCACTGCCACCTCAGAAAATGGTGCCTGCAGATAATGGCTCACATGTCAAAACCAGTG TGAAAGTTCCCTTGGATGCGTATATGATGGACTTTGTATTCTCTGAGAGGGAGGATGGTGGACTTTTTGACAACAAAAATGGCATGGATTACCACATACCAGTGTTTGGAGGAGTTACGAAGGAACCACCAATGCATATTGTGCATATCGCTGTTGAAATGGCTCCGATTGCAAAG GTTGGAGGCCTTGGTGATGTTGTTACTAGTCTCTCCCGGGCTGTTCAAGATTTAAACCACACTGTGCACATCATTCTTCCGAAGTATGACTGTCTGAAGTTTAACAAT GTGAAGGACTTCCACTATGATAGAAGCTATTCCTGGGGTGGGACCGAGATAAAAGTCTGGTTAGGAAAAGTGGAAGGCCTATCTGTTTACTTTTTGGAGCCTCTAAACGG ATTCTTTGGGACAGGTTGTATATATGGATGCAGAAATGATGGGGAGAGATTTGGTTTCTTTTCTCATGCTGCTCTTGAATTTCTACTCCAAAGTGGATTCCATCCT GATATCATCCACTGCCATGATTGGTCTAGTGCTCCAGTTGCATGGTTGTTTAAGGACCAATATATGCATTATGGTCTTACTAAAGCTCGGGTTGTCTTCACAATTCATAATCTTGAGTTTGGGGCAAACAACATTGGGAAAGCTATGGCGTACGCAGACAAGATCACAACA GTATCTCACACTTACTCAAAGGAGGTAGCCGTAAATCCTATAGTTGCTCCTTATCTCCACAAATTCCATGGTATACTAAATGGAATTGATCCAGATATTTGGGACCCATACAATGATAAGTTCATTCCG ATATCATATACATCCGAAAATGTTGATGAAGGCAAAAAGGCTGCCAAGGAAGCTTTGCAGCAAAGGCTTGGATTAAGAAAAATTGATCTCCCTTTAGTAGGAATCATTACACGCTTAACTCACCAGAAAGGAATCCATCTTATTAAGCATGCCATTTGGCGCACTTTGGATCGTGGTGGACAG GTTGTATTGCTTGGTTCAGCTCCAGATCCTCGTATTcaaaatgattttgtgaatttggCCAATCATCTGCATTCTTCTCACGCTGACCGTGCTCGTCTTTGTTTGACTTATGATGAACCACTTTCACACTTG ATTTATGCAGGAGCTGATTTCATATTAGTCCCTTCAATTTTTGAGCCATGTGGACTGACCCAACTCACAGCAATGAGATATGGTTCAATTCCTGTTGTTCGGAAAACTGGAG GACTTTACGACACGGTATTTGATGTTGACCATGATAAAGAGAGAGCAGAAGCACAAGGTCTTGAACCAAATGGGTTTAATTTTGATGGAGCGGATGCAG GGCAATCACTGCTTGGTACGAAAGTCGGGATTGGTTCAACTCATTATGCAAGAGGGTGA
- the LOC119989399 gene encoding starch synthase 3, chloroplastic/amyloplastic isoform X1 codes for MEVGLQARGPFSGGAAVLHERTHYKIKPRVGSLSLGRVTHSLPFNSRCSKGPGCVVSLRITASADFSKKRQRRVPIPKTKGTGTPPKGFVPKTQVGTSMQKRDQKDNGDNDEVVSTTTSTKHVGPDKEAGTSETPEIESLQEKKHGDERVNVFKLSEQIPPVSGKLPVAKSSQMVENGNVNGVTEPVVVLQKKGTIHGRDGGNAANGTSLEEKSLAAVVEGKTTEANETEEDSRSLKLKLEMEENLRKQEIERLAEENFSRGNKWFVYPQTVRPDQHIEVFLNRSLSTLSNEQDVLVMGAFNDWRWKSFSARLNKTHLKGDWWSCQLHVPEEAYKIDFVFFNGHNVYDNNEKKDFCVPVEGGMDVFAFEDFLLEEKRKELEKLAKEQADRERQAEEQRRREAEKAAFEADRAQAKVEMERRREILQQLIHNAERSVTNVWYIEPSEFQGEDLVSLYYNKRSGPLADAKETWLHGGYNNWKDGLSIIEKLVSSEEKDADWWYVKVAVPDRAIVLDWVFADGPPQHAVVYDNNHRRDFHAIVPKSIPDELYWVEEEHQIFRKLQEERRLREEAARAKAERTARMKAETKERSLKRFLLSQKDIVYSDPLDVQAGSTATIFYNPANTILNGKPEVWFRCSFNRWTHRKGPLPPQKMVPADNGSHVKTSVKVPLDAYMMDFVFSEREDGGLFDNKNGMDYHIPVFGGVTKEPPMHIVHIAVEMAPIAKVGGLGDVVTSLSRAVQDLNHTVHIILPKYDCLKFNNVKDFHYDRSYSWGGTEIKVWLGKVEGLSVYFLEPLNGFFGTGCIYGCRNDGERFGFFSHAALEFLLQSGFHPDIIHCHDWSSAPVAWLFKDQYMHYGLTKARVVFTIHNLEFGANNIGKAMAYADKITTVSHTYSKEVAVNPIVAPYLHKFHGILNGIDPDIWDPYNDKFIPISYTSENVDEGKKAAKEALQQRLGLRKIDLPLVGIITRLTHQKGIHLIKHAIWRTLDRGGQVVLLGSAPDPRIQNDFVNLANHLHSSHADRARLCLTYDEPLSHLIYAGADFILVPSIFEPCGLTQLTAMRYGSIPVVRKTGGLYDTVFDVDHDKERAEAQGLEPNGFNFDGADAGGVDYALNRAITAWYESRDWFNSLCKRVMEQDWSWNRPALDYMELYHATRK; via the exons TTCAATTCACGGTGTAGCAAGGGCCCAGGATGTGTTGTTTCGCTAAGAATCACAGCTAGTGCAG ATTTTTCAAAGAAAAGGCAAAGAAGAGTGCCGATTCCAAAGACTAAAGGTACTGGGACTCCTCCAAAGGGGTTCGTGCCTAAAACACAGGTGGGAACAAGCATGCAGAAGAGGGATCAAAAAGATAATGGTGATAACGACGAGGTTGTAAGTACTACTACATCAACCAAGCATGTTGGACCTGACAAGGAAGCTGGCACTTCGGAAACTCCAGAGATTGAATCTTTGCAGGAGAAGAAGCATGGAGATGAAAGAGTCAATGTTTTTAAACTAAGTGAGCAAATACCACCAGTGAGCGGAAAGTTACCTGTTGCTAAAAGCAGTCAAATGGTGGAAAATGGAAATGTAAACGGAGTTACTGAGCCTGTGGTTGTTTTACAGAAAAAAGGAACCATCCATGGAAGGGATGGTGGGAATGCTGCAAATGGAACTTCTTTGGAAGAAAAGTCTCTTGCTGCTGTTGTAGAAGGGAAAACAACTGAGGCTAATGAAACCGAAGAGGATTCTCGTTCTCTAAAATTAAAACTGGAGATGGAAGAAAACTTGCGGAAACAGGAAATCGAGAGGCTTGCTGAGGAGAACTTCTCGAGGGGGAATAAATGGTTTGTTTATCCTCAAACGGTGAGACCCGATCAACATATAGAAGTGTTCCTTAATAGGAGTCTCTCCACTCTGAGCAATGAGCAAGATGTTTTAGTAATGGGAGCTTTCAATGATTGGCGATGGAAATCTTTTTCCGCTAGATTGAACAAGACCCATTTGAAAGGGGACTGGTGGTCCTGTCAGCTTCATGTTCCTGAGGAAGCATATAAAATTGACTTTGTGTTCTTCAATGGGCATAATGTATATgacaataatgaaaaaaaagatttcTGCGTACCTGTGGAAGGTGGAATGGATGTGTTTGCCTTTGAGGATTTCTTGCTTGAGGAAAAACGCAAGGAACTAGAGAAACTTGCTAAGGAGCAAGCTGACAGGGAAAGACAAGCAGAAGAGCAGAGGCGAAGGGAAGCAGAGAAGGCTGCTTTTGAAGCGGATAGAGCACAGGCAAAGGTAGAGATGGAAAGGAGACGAGAAATACTGCAACAGTTGATTCACAATGCTGAAAGGTCTGTCACTAATGTTTGGTACATTGAACCTAGTGAGTTTCAAGGTGAGGACTTGGTCAGTTTATACTATAACAAACGCTCTGGTCCTCTTGCTGATGCGAAGGAAACTTGGCTTCATGGTGGGTATAATAATTGGAAAGATGGATTGTCCATCATTGAAAAGCTGGTAAGCTCTGAGGAGAAGGATGCTGACTGGTGGTATGTTAAAG TTGCTGTACCTGATCGAGCCATTGTCTTGGATTGGGTCTTTGCTGATGGACCACCACAGCATGCAGTTGTTTATGATAATAACCATCGTCGAGACTTTCATGCCATTGTCCCAAAAAGCATTCCTGATGAACTGTACTGGGTTGAAGAAGAGCATCAGATATTTAGGAAACTCCAGGAAGAGAGACGGTTAAGAGAGGAGGCTGCACGTGCCAAG GCTGAAAGAACAGCACGTATGAAAGCTGAGACTAAGGAAAGATCTTTGAAAAGGTTTTTGCTGTCCCAAAAAGACATAGTTTATAGTGATCCTCTTGATGTTCAAGCTGGAAGCACTGCAACAATCTTTTATAATCCGGCCAACACTATTCTGAATGGTAAACCTGAAGTTTGGTTCCGATGTTCGTTTAATCGTTGGACCCACCGTAAGGGACCACTGCCACCTCAGAAAATGGTGCCTGCAGATAATGGCTCACATGTCAAAACCAGTG TGAAAGTTCCCTTGGATGCGTATATGATGGACTTTGTATTCTCTGAGAGGGAGGATGGTGGACTTTTTGACAACAAAAATGGCATGGATTACCACATACCAGTGTTTGGAGGAGTTACGAAGGAACCACCAATGCATATTGTGCATATCGCTGTTGAAATGGCTCCGATTGCAAAG GTTGGAGGCCTTGGTGATGTTGTTACTAGTCTCTCCCGGGCTGTTCAAGATTTAAACCACACTGTGCACATCATTCTTCCGAAGTATGACTGTCTGAAGTTTAACAAT GTGAAGGACTTCCACTATGATAGAAGCTATTCCTGGGGTGGGACCGAGATAAAAGTCTGGTTAGGAAAAGTGGAAGGCCTATCTGTTTACTTTTTGGAGCCTCTAAACGG ATTCTTTGGGACAGGTTGTATATATGGATGCAGAAATGATGGGGAGAGATTTGGTTTCTTTTCTCATGCTGCTCTTGAATTTCTACTCCAAAGTGGATTCCATCCT GATATCATCCACTGCCATGATTGGTCTAGTGCTCCAGTTGCATGGTTGTTTAAGGACCAATATATGCATTATGGTCTTACTAAAGCTCGGGTTGTCTTCACAATTCATAATCTTGAGTTTGGGGCAAACAACATTGGGAAAGCTATGGCGTACGCAGACAAGATCACAACA GTATCTCACACTTACTCAAAGGAGGTAGCCGTAAATCCTATAGTTGCTCCTTATCTCCACAAATTCCATGGTATACTAAATGGAATTGATCCAGATATTTGGGACCCATACAATGATAAGTTCATTCCG ATATCATATACATCCGAAAATGTTGATGAAGGCAAAAAGGCTGCCAAGGAAGCTTTGCAGCAAAGGCTTGGATTAAGAAAAATTGATCTCCCTTTAGTAGGAATCATTACACGCTTAACTCACCAGAAAGGAATCCATCTTATTAAGCATGCCATTTGGCGCACTTTGGATCGTGGTGGACAG GTTGTATTGCTTGGTTCAGCTCCAGATCCTCGTATTcaaaatgattttgtgaatttggCCAATCATCTGCATTCTTCTCACGCTGACCGTGCTCGTCTTTGTTTGACTTATGATGAACCACTTTCACACTTG ATTTATGCAGGAGCTGATTTCATATTAGTCCCTTCAATTTTTGAGCCATGTGGACTGACCCAACTCACAGCAATGAGATATGGTTCAATTCCTGTTGTTCGGAAAACTGGAG GACTTTACGACACGGTATTTGATGTTGACCATGATAAAGAGAGAGCAGAAGCACAAGGTCTTGAACCAAATGGGTTTAATTTTGATGGAGCGGATGCAGGTGGAGTTGATTATGCACTTAATAG GGCAATCACTGCTTGGTACGAAAGTCGGGATTGGTTCAACTCATTATGCAAGAGGGTGATGGAGCAAGACTGGTCTTGGAACCGGCCTGCTCTGGACTACATGGAGCTTTACCACGCAACACGCAAGTGA
- the LOC119989399 gene encoding soluble starch synthase 3, chloroplastic/amyloplastic isoform X3: MQKRDQKDNGDNDEVVSTTTSTKHVGPDKEAGTSETPEIESLQEKKHGDERVNVFKLSEQIPPVSGKLPVAKSSQMVENGNVNGVTEPVVVLQKKGTIHGRDGGNAANGTSLEEKSLAAVVEGKTTEANETEEDSRSLKLKLEMEENLRKQEIERLAEENFSRGNKWFVYPQTVRPDQHIEVFLNRSLSTLSNEQDVLVMGAFNDWRWKSFSARLNKTHLKGDWWSCQLHVPEEAYKIDFVFFNGHNVYDNNEKKDFCVPVEGGMDVFAFEDFLLEEKRKELEKLAKEQADRERQAEEQRRREAEKAAFEADRAQAKVEMERRREILQQLIHNAERSVTNVWYIEPSEFQGEDLVSLYYNKRSGPLADAKETWLHGGYNNWKDGLSIIEKLVSSEEKDADWWYVKVAVPDRAIVLDWVFADGPPQHAVVYDNNHRRDFHAIVPKSIPDELYWVEEEHQIFRKLQEERRLREEAARAKAERTARMKAETKERSLKRFLLSQKDIVYSDPLDVQAGSTATIFYNPANTILNGKPEVWFRCSFNRWTHRKGPLPPQKMVPADNGSHVKTSVKVPLDAYMMDFVFSEREDGGLFDNKNGMDYHIPVFGGVTKEPPMHIVHIAVEMAPIAKVGGLGDVVTSLSRAVQDLNHTVHIILPKYDCLKFNNVKDFHYDRSYSWGGTEIKVWLGKVEGLSVYFLEPLNGFFGTGCIYGCRNDGERFGFFSHAALEFLLQSGFHPDIIHCHDWSSAPVAWLFKDQYMHYGLTKARVVFTIHNLEFGANNIGKAMAYADKITTVSHTYSKEVAVNPIVAPYLHKFHGILNGIDPDIWDPYNDKFIPISYTSENVDEGKKAAKEALQQRLGLRKIDLPLVGIITRLTHQKGIHLIKHAIWRTLDRGGQVVLLGSAPDPRIQNDFVNLANHLHSSHADRARLCLTYDEPLSHLIYAGADFILVPSIFEPCGLTQLTAMRYGSIPVVRKTGGLYDTVFDVDHDKERAEAQGLEPNGFNFDGADAGGVDYALNRAITAWYESRDWFNSLCKRVMEQDWSWNRPALDYMELYHATRK, translated from the exons ATGCAGAAGAGGGATCAAAAAGATAATGGTGATAACGACGAGGTTGTAAGTACTACTACATCAACCAAGCATGTTGGACCTGACAAGGAAGCTGGCACTTCGGAAACTCCAGAGATTGAATCTTTGCAGGAGAAGAAGCATGGAGATGAAAGAGTCAATGTTTTTAAACTAAGTGAGCAAATACCACCAGTGAGCGGAAAGTTACCTGTTGCTAAAAGCAGTCAAATGGTGGAAAATGGAAATGTAAACGGAGTTACTGAGCCTGTGGTTGTTTTACAGAAAAAAGGAACCATCCATGGAAGGGATGGTGGGAATGCTGCAAATGGAACTTCTTTGGAAGAAAAGTCTCTTGCTGCTGTTGTAGAAGGGAAAACAACTGAGGCTAATGAAACCGAAGAGGATTCTCGTTCTCTAAAATTAAAACTGGAGATGGAAGAAAACTTGCGGAAACAGGAAATCGAGAGGCTTGCTGAGGAGAACTTCTCGAGGGGGAATAAATGGTTTGTTTATCCTCAAACGGTGAGACCCGATCAACATATAGAAGTGTTCCTTAATAGGAGTCTCTCCACTCTGAGCAATGAGCAAGATGTTTTAGTAATGGGAGCTTTCAATGATTGGCGATGGAAATCTTTTTCCGCTAGATTGAACAAGACCCATTTGAAAGGGGACTGGTGGTCCTGTCAGCTTCATGTTCCTGAGGAAGCATATAAAATTGACTTTGTGTTCTTCAATGGGCATAATGTATATgacaataatgaaaaaaaagatttcTGCGTACCTGTGGAAGGTGGAATGGATGTGTTTGCCTTTGAGGATTTCTTGCTTGAGGAAAAACGCAAGGAACTAGAGAAACTTGCTAAGGAGCAAGCTGACAGGGAAAGACAAGCAGAAGAGCAGAGGCGAAGGGAAGCAGAGAAGGCTGCTTTTGAAGCGGATAGAGCACAGGCAAAGGTAGAGATGGAAAGGAGACGAGAAATACTGCAACAGTTGATTCACAATGCTGAAAGGTCTGTCACTAATGTTTGGTACATTGAACCTAGTGAGTTTCAAGGTGAGGACTTGGTCAGTTTATACTATAACAAACGCTCTGGTCCTCTTGCTGATGCGAAGGAAACTTGGCTTCATGGTGGGTATAATAATTGGAAAGATGGATTGTCCATCATTGAAAAGCTGGTAAGCTCTGAGGAGAAGGATGCTGACTGGTGGTATGTTAAAG TTGCTGTACCTGATCGAGCCATTGTCTTGGATTGGGTCTTTGCTGATGGACCACCACAGCATGCAGTTGTTTATGATAATAACCATCGTCGAGACTTTCATGCCATTGTCCCAAAAAGCATTCCTGATGAACTGTACTGGGTTGAAGAAGAGCATCAGATATTTAGGAAACTCCAGGAAGAGAGACGGTTAAGAGAGGAGGCTGCACGTGCCAAG GCTGAAAGAACAGCACGTATGAAAGCTGAGACTAAGGAAAGATCTTTGAAAAGGTTTTTGCTGTCCCAAAAAGACATAGTTTATAGTGATCCTCTTGATGTTCAAGCTGGAAGCACTGCAACAATCTTTTATAATCCGGCCAACACTATTCTGAATGGTAAACCTGAAGTTTGGTTCCGATGTTCGTTTAATCGTTGGACCCACCGTAAGGGACCACTGCCACCTCAGAAAATGGTGCCTGCAGATAATGGCTCACATGTCAAAACCAGTG TGAAAGTTCCCTTGGATGCGTATATGATGGACTTTGTATTCTCTGAGAGGGAGGATGGTGGACTTTTTGACAACAAAAATGGCATGGATTACCACATACCAGTGTTTGGAGGAGTTACGAAGGAACCACCAATGCATATTGTGCATATCGCTGTTGAAATGGCTCCGATTGCAAAG GTTGGAGGCCTTGGTGATGTTGTTACTAGTCTCTCCCGGGCTGTTCAAGATTTAAACCACACTGTGCACATCATTCTTCCGAAGTATGACTGTCTGAAGTTTAACAAT GTGAAGGACTTCCACTATGATAGAAGCTATTCCTGGGGTGGGACCGAGATAAAAGTCTGGTTAGGAAAAGTGGAAGGCCTATCTGTTTACTTTTTGGAGCCTCTAAACGG ATTCTTTGGGACAGGTTGTATATATGGATGCAGAAATGATGGGGAGAGATTTGGTTTCTTTTCTCATGCTGCTCTTGAATTTCTACTCCAAAGTGGATTCCATCCT GATATCATCCACTGCCATGATTGGTCTAGTGCTCCAGTTGCATGGTTGTTTAAGGACCAATATATGCATTATGGTCTTACTAAAGCTCGGGTTGTCTTCACAATTCATAATCTTGAGTTTGGGGCAAACAACATTGGGAAAGCTATGGCGTACGCAGACAAGATCACAACA GTATCTCACACTTACTCAAAGGAGGTAGCCGTAAATCCTATAGTTGCTCCTTATCTCCACAAATTCCATGGTATACTAAATGGAATTGATCCAGATATTTGGGACCCATACAATGATAAGTTCATTCCG ATATCATATACATCCGAAAATGTTGATGAAGGCAAAAAGGCTGCCAAGGAAGCTTTGCAGCAAAGGCTTGGATTAAGAAAAATTGATCTCCCTTTAGTAGGAATCATTACACGCTTAACTCACCAGAAAGGAATCCATCTTATTAAGCATGCCATTTGGCGCACTTTGGATCGTGGTGGACAG GTTGTATTGCTTGGTTCAGCTCCAGATCCTCGTATTcaaaatgattttgtgaatttggCCAATCATCTGCATTCTTCTCACGCTGACCGTGCTCGTCTTTGTTTGACTTATGATGAACCACTTTCACACTTG ATTTATGCAGGAGCTGATTTCATATTAGTCCCTTCAATTTTTGAGCCATGTGGACTGACCCAACTCACAGCAATGAGATATGGTTCAATTCCTGTTGTTCGGAAAACTGGAG GACTTTACGACACGGTATTTGATGTTGACCATGATAAAGAGAGAGCAGAAGCACAAGGTCTTGAACCAAATGGGTTTAATTTTGATGGAGCGGATGCAGGTGGAGTTGATTATGCACTTAATAG GGCAATCACTGCTTGGTACGAAAGTCGGGATTGGTTCAACTCATTATGCAAGAGGGTGATGGAGCAAGACTGGTCTTGGAACCGGCCTGCTCTGGACTACATGGAGCTTTACCACGCAACACGCAAGTGA